The following coding sequences lie in one Populus nigra chromosome 15, ddPopNigr1.1, whole genome shotgun sequence genomic window:
- the LOC133673986 gene encoding endoribonuclease Dicer homolog 3, with the protein MDTAMPDHDPLKRSFGDMMINNNSSSSCLAMDTSSSITDHNDTTPQGLASVLSNHKEFYPRGYQSKVFEVAVKRNTIAVLETGAGKTMIAVMLIKQIGQAVFYSGVKRLILFLAPTVHLVNQQYEVIKSQTNFRVGEYYGAKGIDEWSLKSWEKEIDEHDVLVMTPQILLDALRKAFLNLKMVSLLILDECHRSTGNHPYKKIMKDFYHKMENKPKVFGMTASPVVRKGVSSAMDCEDQLAELESVLDSQIYTIEDRAEVHVYVPSAKELCRFYDKAWCSYVELKDKIEASWSKFDASMLALQGSTQSCYKDMDDKLKATRKQLSKDHAKILNCLEDLGLICAYEAIKVCLENAGNPTGECKLYQEISLQCRYFLEDVLHIIGESLLHGDNFSLDHGFDCSAALGFGYISPKLHELLQLFLSFGEAREVLCLIFVERIITAKVVERFMKKVEVLAHFTVSYLTGTNASADALAPKVQMETLESFRSGKVNLLFATDVVEEGIHVPNCSCVIRFDLPKTVRSYVQSRGRARQNNSHFITMLERGNTKQQDQLFEIIRSEWSMTDTAINRDPNVWNLKACASEAAKAYVVDVTGASVTADSSVSLIHRYCQHLPGDRYYTPKPTFQFEVFEQSCRCAMKLPPNAAFQTLVGPTCRNQQLAKQLVCLEACKKLHQMGALDDHLLPSVEEPSEIAVVKSKSTSAGAGTTKRKELHGTTCIHALSGSWGEKLDGATFHAYKFDFSCSIVSQIYSGFILLIESKLDDDVGNIELDLYLVAKIVKSSISSCGVVHLDAAQMTKAKRFQEFFFNGLFGKLFTGSKSSREFILQKETTSLWSPSNMYLLLPLEPWSISSNDWCKIDWKGIEACSSVVEYLKNSFLAARSYSGGGNPLPDNVQSSTIECNGTNLIHFANALVNLENIKDMVVLAIHTGRIYSIVKVVNDSSAESAFEGNADNVTEFSTYTQYFNKRYGIVLMHPGQPLLRLKQSHNPHNHLVNFNDEGDSKDGMVGRKQQQHVHMPPELLIKIDVPISVVKSIYLMPSLMHRLECLMLASQLRQEIDCHAPNFYIPSSLILEAITTLRCCESFSMERLELLGDSVLKYAVSCHLFLKYPNKHEGQLSSWRSGAVCNSTLHKLGTDCKVQGYILDSAFDPRRWTAPGQKSVRTPVPCKCGVDTLEVPLDRKFQTESAIVKVGKPCDSGHRWMGSKTISDCVESVIGAYYVSGGLIAAIHVMKWFGINAELDPSLISEAITSASLRSYIPKEDEIKSLESKLGYTFGVKFVLQEAMTHASMQEQGVTYCYQRLEFLGDSVLDLLITWHLYQSHTDVDPGELTDLRSASVNNDNFAQVAVKQNLYTHLLHCSTLLQSQITEYVNSFHESDQGTKAPKALGDLIESVAGALLIDTKFNLDGVWRIFKPLLSPIVTPEKLELPPLRELVELCDSIGVFVKEKCTKKAEMVHAQLWVQLDNELLSGEGYEKNRKAAKGKAASCLLKKLQKRGIIYSRGGSKRRKQDTDPVVDSSSLCFLESEDFSGKTKPKKQKIENQVPGDSNTDCSPAISPSHGPPVIESINKKKGGPRTSLYDLCKKVQWTMPTFDTTETKSRTAIEFGEGPDKRTGFNSYVSKIIMNIPSYGVVECAGEASADKKTSYDSAALAMLNELEKRGQLIIDESK; encoded by the exons ATGGATACTGCAATGCCAGACCATGATCCTCTCAAGAGAAGCTTTGGTGACATGATGATCAACAACAACAGCTCTTCGAGCTGTCTTGCTATGGATACTTCCAGTAGTATTACTGATCATAATGACACCACCCCACAAGGACTAGCTTCTGTTCTTAGTAATCATAAGGAGTTTTATCCAAGAGG GTATCAGTCAAAGGTTTTTGAGGTGGCTGTTAAGAGAAATACAATTGCTGTGCTGGAAACAGGAGCTGGAAAGACAATGATTGCTGTTATGTTAATTAAACAGATTGGTCAAGCTGTCTTTTACAGTGGTGTTAAGAGATTGATTCTTTTCTTAGCTCCAACAGTTCATCTTGTTAATCAG CAATATGAAGTCATTAAATCTCAAACAAATTTTAGAGTGGGAGAGTACTATGGAGCTAAGGGAATAGATGAGTGGTCTCTGAAGTCCTGGGAGAAGGAAATTGATGAGCACGAT GTGTTGGTTATGACACCCCAGATCCTCTTGGATGCCTTaagaaaagcatttttgaaTCTAAAAATGGTATCCTTGTTAATACTTGACGAGTGTCATCGTTCCACCGGTAACcatccttataagaaaattatgaag GATTTCTATCACAAAATGGAGAATAAGCCAAAGGTTTTTGGAATGACAGCATCTCCTGTAGTTAGAAAAG gtGTCTCGTCTGCCATGGACTGTGAGGATCAACTAGCAGAACTTGAGAGTGTATTGGATTCTCAg ATTTATACTATTGAAGACAGGGCAGAGGTGCATGTCTATGTTCCCTCTGCAAAAGAATTATGTAGATTTTATGACAAAGCATGGTGTTCTTATGTGGAGCTGAAAGATAAGATTGAAGCTTCATGGTCCAAG TTTGATGCTTCAATGTTAGCTTTGCAAGGCTCAACACAAAGTTGTTACAAAGATATGGATGATAAGCTTAAAGCAACGAGAAAGCAGTTGTCCAAGGACCATGCAAAGATTTTGAATTGCCTAGAAGATCTTGGCCTCATATGTGCTTATGAG GCCATCAAGGTTTGTCTAGAGAATGCTGGTAACCCCACTGGTGAATGCAAATTATATCAAGAAATTTCTTTGCAGTGTAGATATTTCCTTGAGGATGTGTTACATATAATTGGTGAATCTTTGCTGCATG GTGATAATTTCTCTTTGGATCATGGGTTTGACTGTTCAGCAGCATTGGGTTTTGGCTACATATCCCCCAAACTACATGAACTTCTCCAACTTTTTCTATCATTCGG AGAAGCTAGGGAAGTATTGTGCCTCATTTTTGTTGAAAGAATTATTACAGCGAAAGTGGTTGAAAGATTTATGAAGAAAGTTGAGGTTTTAGCACATTTCACTGTTTCATATTTGACTGGAACTAATGCATCAGCTGATGCACTGGCACCAAAAGTGCAAATGGAGACCTTGGAATCATTTCGCTCTGGGAAG GTCAATCTATTATTTGCCACTGACGTGGTGGAGGAGGGAATTCATGTGCCAAACTGCTCCTGTGTAATACGTTTTGATCTGCCTAAGACAGTCCGCAGTTATGTCCAGTCTCGGGGACGAGCTCGACAAAATAATTCCCACTTTATCACCATGCTTGAAAG GGGAAACACCAAACAACAGGATCAGCTATTTGAAATCATTAGAAGTGAGTGGTCAATGACAGATACAGCTATAAATAGAGATCCTAATGTATGGAATCTGAAAGCATGTGCTTCAGAAGCAGCAAAGGCTTATGTGGTGGATGTGACAGGAGCATCAGTAACTGCAGACTCTAGTGTTAGCCTCATACATCGATATTGTCAACACCTCCCTGGCGACAG GTACTACACACCAAAGCCAACTTTTCAGTTTGAAGTTTTTGAACAGTCTTGCCGCTGTGCAATGAAGCTACCTCCTAATGCAGCATTTCAAACATTAGTTGGTCCAACATGTAGGAATCAACAATTAGCAAAGCAGCTTGTATGCTTGGAAGCATGTAAGAAATTGCATCAAATGGGTGCTTTAGATGATCATCTTCTGCCATCAGTTGAAGAGCCTTCAGAAATTGCTGTTGTTAAAAGCAAGTCAACATCTGCAGGTGCAG GAACTACAAAAAGGAAGGAATTGCATGGGACAACTTGCATTCATGCGTTATCCGGAAGTTGGGGAGAGAAACTTGATGGAGCCACTTTTCATGCTTACAAGTTTGATTTCTCTTGCTCCATTGTCAGTCAGATCTATTCTGGATTTATTCTTCTCATTGAGTCAAAGCTCGATGATGATGTGGGAAACATTGAGTTGGATCTTTATTTGGTTGCAAAGATAGTCAAGTCTTCTATTTCTTCATGTGGAGTAGTTCACTTGGATGCTGCACAG atgaCAAAAGCAAAACGATTTCAAGAATTCTTTTTCAATGGCTTGTTTGGAAAGTTGTTTACTGGATCTAAATCATCTAGGGAGTTCATACTTCAGAAAGAAACAACATCACTGTGGAGTCCCTCAAACATGTATCTGCTTCTACCACTAGAGCCATGGAGCATTTCCAGTAATGATTGGTGTAAAATAGATTGGAAAGGAATTGAAGCTTGCTCATCTGTGGTAGAATACTTGAAGAACTCTTTTTTGGCTGCTCGGTCTTACAGTGGTGGAGGAAATCCATTACCTGATAATGTTCAGTCATCCACCATAGAATGCAATGGTACAAATTTAATCCATTTTGCTAATGCTTTAGTCAACTTAGAGAACATTAAAGATATGGTGGTACTGGCAATCCACACGGGAAGAATCTACTCCATTGTTAAAGTCGTGAACGATTCATCAGCGGAGAGTGCTTTTGAGGGAAATGCTGATAATGTGACAGAGTTTTCTACATACACACAGTACTTCAACAAAAG GTATGGAATTGTGCTGATGCATCCAGGACAGCCTCTGTTGCGGTTAAAGCAAAGCCATAACCCACACAATCATCTTGTAAACTTTAATGATGAAG GTGATTCAAAAGATGGCATGGTTGGCAGAAAACAGCAGCAACATGTGCATATGCCACCAGAGCTTTTGATCAAGATTGATGTTCCTATCAGTGTTGTAAAATCAATTTATCTGATGCCATCTTTGATGCACCGTCTTGAGTGCCTGATGTTGGCCAGTCAACTTAGACAAGAGATTGATTGTCATGCTCCTAATTTTTACATCCCAAGCTCATTG ATTCTGGAAGCGATAACAACACTTAGATGCTGTGAAAGTTTTTCGATGGAGCGACTGGAATTGCTAGGAGACTCAGTTCTAAAGTATGCTGTCAGCTGCcacctatttttaaaatatcccaATAAACATGAAGGCCAGTTATCTTCATGGCGCTCAGGGGCTGTTTGTAATTCAACCCTACATAAATTGGGAACAGATTGTAAAGTACAG GGATATATACTAGACAGTGCATTTGATCCCCGTCGTTGGACTGCTCCTGGACAGAAATCTGTACGTACTCCTGTTCCTTGCAAATGTGGGGTTGATACTTTAGAAGTACCATTGGATCGTAAGTTCCAAACCGAAAGCGCAATTGTTAAGGTTGGAAAACCTTGTGATTCAGGCCACCGATGGATGGGTTCCAAAACCATATCAGATTGTGTTGAATCTGTCATAGGGGCATACTATGTCAGTGGTGGATTGATTGCTGCAATTCATGTGATGAAGTGGTTTGGCATTAATGCTGAACTTGATCCTTCACTAATAAGCGAAGCAATTACGAGTGCATCTCTACGATCTTATATCCCTAAAGAAGATGAGATTAAGAGTCTAGAGTCAAAGCTTGGGTATACCTTCGGTGTCAAGTTTGTCTTGCAGGAGGCCATGACTCATGCATCTATGCAAGAACAGGGTGTTACATACTGTTACCAG AGGCTTGAATTTCTTGGTGATTCTGTGTTGGACTTGCTTATAACATGGCATCTCTATCAGAGCCACACAGATGTTGATCCTGGCGAGCTGACTGACTTGCGCTCAGCTTCTGTTAACAATGATAACTTTGCTCAAGTTGCTGTGAAACAAAACCTATATACCCATCTTCTTCATTGTTCTACActccttcaaagtcaaataacAGAATATGTAAATTCTTTTCATGAATCTGATCAAGGCACAAAGGCTCCCAAG GCTCTTGGAGACCTGATTGAAAGCGTTGCAGGGGCATTATTAATTGATACAAAGTTCAATCTCGATGGTGTGTGGAGAATATTCAAGCCCTTGTTATCTCCAATTGTAACCCCTGAGAAACTTGAGCTGCCTCCACTGCGTGAACTTGTTGAATTATGTGACTCTATAGGGgtttttgtaaaagaaaaatgtaCCAAGAAAGCTGAGATGGTTCATGCCCAGCTTTGGGTACAGCTGGACAACGAGCTCTTGTCTGGAGAGGGGTATGAGAAGAACAGGAAAGCAGCTAAAGGAAAAGCAGCTTCTTGTTTGTTGAAGAAGCTCCAG AAAAGAGGCATCATATACTCACGTGGAGGTTCAAAGAGGAGGAAACAGGACACTGACCCTGTTGTTGATTCAAGTTCCCTTTGCTTCTTAGAAAGTGAAGATTTTTCTGGAAAAACAAAGCCAAAAAAGCAGAAAATAGAAAACCAAGTGCCCGGAGATTCAAATACAGATTGTTCCCCTGCCATCAGTCCTAGTCATGGTCCCCCAG TAATTGAGTCGATTAACAAGAAGAAAGGAGGACCTCGTACTAGTCTTTATGATCTCTGTAAGAAAGTTCAATGGACAATGCCTACATTTGACACAACGGAAACGAAATCCAG AACTGCAATTGAATTTGGTGAAGGCCCTGATAAAAGGACGGGATTTAACAGTTATGTATCAAAAATCATCATGAACATACCGTCGTATGGCGTTGTTGAATGTGCGGGAGAGGCTAGTGCTGATAAGAAGACCTCATATGACTCTGCGGCACTTGCAATGCTTAATGAGCTTGAAAAACGGGGACAGCTCATCAttgatgaatcaaaataa